DNA sequence from the Heterodontus francisci isolate sHetFra1 unplaced genomic scaffold, sHetFra1.hap1 HAP1_SCAFFOLD_234, whole genome shotgun sequence genome:
cttttctcttgaagttgttcttgaacttattggtgtttttctcttgctgaagttgttgttggatttgttggagtttttactcttgctgaagttgctgttgaatttgttggtgcttttctcttgaagttgttattaaatttgttggtattttatcctgcagaggttgttgctgaattttgtgatttttttcgaCTGAAgaggttgttcttgaatttgtcggtgtttttctcttgctgaaaatgttgaattttcagtgtttttctcttgctgaagttgttgttgaatttgttggtttttttatcctgctgaagttgttgaacttgttggtgtttcccTCTTGCTGTtttagttgttggatttgttggtgtatttttctcctgctgaagttgttgttgaacttgttggtgtttgtcccatgctgaagttgtttttgaatttgttggtgtttcgcccttgcagatgttgttgaatttgttggtgcttttctatccccaaggttgttgttgaatttgttggtgtttttctcttgctgaagttgttgaatttgttggtggttttctcttgaagttggtgttgaatttgtcggtgtttttctctggctgaagttgttgttgaatttgttggtgttttctttTGCTgacgtttttgttgaatttgtccatTTTTttcttgatgttgttgttgaatttgttggtgtgtctcctgctgacgtttttgtggaatttgtcagtgtttctcttgaagttgttgttgaatttgtcagtgtttttctcttgctgaagttgttgttgaattcgtcagtgcttttctcttgaagttgttcttgaacttattggtgtttttctcttgctgaagttgctgttgaatttgttggtgcttttctcttgaagttgttattaaatttgttggtattttatcctgcagaagttgttgctgaattttgtgatttttttacgactgcagaggttgttgttgaatttgttggtgttttttcttgctgaggtgtttgttgaatttgttggtgtttttctcttgaagtgttgtggtatttgtcggtgtttctcctgcagaggttgctgttgaatttgtcagtgtttttcccttactgaagttattgttgaacttgttggtttttttctcttgctgaagttgctgttgaattttttggtgtttttttctactgcagaggttgttgttgaatttgttggtgtttttctcttgctgaagttgttgttgaatttgtcagtgtttttctcttgaagttgttgttgaatctgtcGGTGTTTTttccgctgaagttgttgttgaattttttggtgtttcttgctcctgagattgttgttgaacttgttggtttttttctcttgctgaagttgctgttgaattttttcgtGTTTTTTGCTACTGCAGAgggtgttgttgaatttgttggtgtttttctcttgctgaagttgctgttggacttgttggtgtttttcccttactgaagttgttgttgaacttggtttttttctcttgctgaagttgttgttgaatttgttggtgtttttctcgctgaagttgttgagtttgttgatgTTCCTCTTgccgatgttgttgttgaatttgttggagatttttccttgaagttgttgttgaattttttggtgtttgttgctcctgagattgttgttgaatttgttggtgtttttcccttgaagttgttgtggtaatTGTCGGTGTTTCTCCCGCAGAAGTTGCTGCTGAAttcgttggtgtttttcccttactgatgttgttgttgaacttgttggttttttctcttgctgaagttgttgttgaatttgttggtgtttttctcgctgaagttgttcagtttgttggtgttcctcttgctgaagttgttcttgaatttgttggtgttttgctgaagttgttgttgaatttgtcggtgttttttccttgaagttgttgttgaattttttggtgtttcttgctcctgagattgttgttgaatttgttggtgtttttctcttgctgaagttgttgttgaatttgttggtttttttctctggctgatgttgttgaatttggcactgtttttctcttgctgaagttgttgttggatttgttggagtttttactctttctGAAGATGTTGTTGGATTGTTGgtatatttttctcctgcagaagttgttgttgaatttgtcgctgtttttcccatgctgaagttgttgaatttcttgGCGCTTTTCtaacctgcagaggatgttgttgaatttgttggtgtttttcccttcctgaagttgttgttgaatttgtcagtgtttttctcttgaagttgttgttgaatttgttggtgattttcccttactgaagttgttgttgaatttgttggtgtttcttactcctgagattgttgttgaatttgttggtgtttttcccttgctgaagtcgttgttgaatttgttggtgtttgtctcttgctgaagtcgttgttgaattttttggtgtttttctcttgctgaagttgttgttgaatttgttggtgtttttcccttactgaagttgttgttgaacttgttggtttttttctcttgctgaagttgctgttgaattttttggtatttttttctactgcagaggttgttgttgaatttgttggtgtttttctgttgctgacgttgttgttgaatttgtcagtgtttatctctttaagttgttgttgaatttgttggtgtttttcccttactgaagttgttgttgaacttgttggttttttcgtcgctgaagttgttgttgaatttgttggtgtgtctcctgctgaagttgttgtggaatttgttggtgtatttttctcctgcagaagttgctgttgaatttgttgatgcttttctcttgaagttgttgaattttttgttgtttttttctactgcagaggttgttgtttaatttgttggtgtttatctcctgctgaagttgttgttgaatttgttggtgtttgtctcttgctgcagttgttgttgttttctcttgctgaagttgttgttgaatttgtcagtgtttttctcttgaatttgttgttgaacttgttggtttttttctcttgctgaagttgctgttgaattttttggtgtttttttctactgcagaggttgttgttgaatttgttggtgttttgctcttgctgaagttgttgaatttgtcagtgtttctctcttgaagttgttgttgaatgtattggtgttttttcttgctgaggtttttgttgaattagctgtgtttttctcttgaagttgttgttgaatttgttggtgtgtctcctgctgaagttgttgtggaatttgtcggtgtttctcttgctgaagttgttgtggaagttgttggtgtatttttctcctgcagaagttgctgttgaatttgttgatgcttttctcttgaagttgttgaattttttgttgtttttttctactgcagaggttgttgtttaatttgttggtgcttttactcttgctgaagttgctgttgaatttgtcggtgcttttcccttgctgaagttgttgttgaattttttggtgcttttctcctggtgaggttgttgttgtagtattggtgttgtttcctgttaaagttgttggtttctttcccctgaagttgttgttgaatttgttagtgtttttctcctgctgaagttcttgttcaatacattcgagttttttcctcttgctgaagttgttgttgaatttgttggtgttttttctcctgcttgagttgttgttgaatttgttggagcttttactcttgctgaagttgttgttggatttgtcggcatttttctcgctgaagttgttgttggatttgtcggtgtttttctcgctgaagttgttgttgaatttctgggtgtatttctctcctgcagaagttgctgttgaattggttggtgcttttctcttgaagtgttgtggtatttgtcggtgtttctcctgcagaagttgctggtgaatttgttggtgtttttcccttactgatgttgttgttgaacttgttggtttttttctcttgctgaagctgttgttgaatttgtcagtgtttttctcttgaagttgttgttgaatttgttggtgcttttctcttgaagttgttgatttttttggtgtttttttctactgcagaggttgctgttgaatttgttggtgcttttctcttgaagttgttgttgaatttgttggtatttgataccctgcagagtttgttgttgaatctttTGGTGTTTTTttactactgcagaggttgttgttgaatttgttggtgtatttctctcctgcagaagttgctgttgaatttgttggtgcttttctcttgaagtaattgttaattttgttgttattttatcctgcagaagttgttgctgaattttgtgatttttttacgactgcagatgttattgttgaatttgttggtgtttttcccttgctgaaaatgttgaattttcagtgtttttctcttgctgaagttgttgttgaatttgttggtgttttcctcttgctgaaattttgttgaataggttggagtttttcctcttgctgaagttgttgttgaatttgctggtgtatttttctcatgcagttgttgttgaatttgttggcttttctctcctgacattgttattgaatttgtcggtagttatttctcctgcagagggagttgttgaatttgttgctgtttttcccttgcagatgttgaattttttggtgcttttctatccccaaggttgttgttgaatttgttggagtttttctgttgctgaagttgttgttgaatttgttggtgcttttactcttgcggaagttgttggatttgttggagttcttactcttgctgaagttgttcttgaacttattggtgtttttctcttgctgaagttggagttggatttgttggagtttgttACCCCgcagagattgttgttgaattttctggtgttttttcctGCTGCAAAGGTTGTTGCTGCATTTTTTGGTGCctttccctggccgatgttgttgaatttgttggtgcttttctatccccaaggttgttgttgaatttgttggtatttttctcttgaagttgttgttgaatttgtcgctgtttttctcttgctgaagttgttgttgaatttgttggtgttttgctctggctgaagttgttgaatttgttggtgcttctcctgctgaagttgctgttgaatttgccggtgtttcttgctgaagttggtgaatttgtcagtgtttatctcctgctgaagttgttgttgaatttgttggtgtcttttcttgctgaggtttttgtggaATTTATCggattttctcttgaagttgtagttgaatttgttggtgtgtctcctgctgaagattttgtggaatttgtcagtgtttctcttgaagttgttgttgaatttgtcagtgttttcctcttgctgaagttgttgttgaatttgttggtgtatttttctcctgcagaggttgttgttgaatttgttggtgtttttctcttgaagttgttgttgaatttgttggtgtttttctcactgaagttgttgagtttgtaggtgttcctcttgctgaagttgttcttgaatttgttggggttttgctgaagttgttgttgaatttgtcagtgtttttctcttgaagttgttgttgaattgtcgctgtttcttgctgaagttattgaatttgttggtgtttatctcttgctgcagttgttgttgaatttgttggtgttttttcttgctgaggtttttgctgaatttgttggtgtttttctcttgaagtgttgtggtatttgtcggtgtttctcctgcagaggttgctgttgaatttgttggtgtttttcccttactgatgttgttgttgaacttgttggtttttttctcttgctgaagttgttgttgaatttgtcagtgtttttcccttactgaagttattgttgaacttgttggtttttttctcttgctgaagttgctgttgaattttttggtgtttttttctactgcagaggttgttgttgaatttgttggtgtttttctcttgctgaagttgttgttgaatttgtcagtgtttttctcttgaagttgttgttgaatctgtcGGTGTTTTttccgctgaagttgttgttgaattttttggtgtttcttgctcctgagattgttgttgaacttgttggtttttttctcttgctgaagttgctgttgaattttttcgtGTTTTTTGCTACTGCAGAgggtgttgttgaatttgttggtgtttttctcttgctgaagttgctgttggatttgttggtgtttttcccttactgaagttgttgttgaacttggtttttttctcttgctgaagttgttgttgaatttgttggtgtttttctcgctgaagttgttgagtttgttggtgcttctcctgctgaagttgctgttgaatttgccggtgtttcttgctgaagttggtgaatttgtcagtgtttatctcctgctgaagttgttgttgaatttgttggtgtcttttcttgctgaggtttttgtggaATTTATCggattttctcttgaagttgtagttgaatttgttggtgtgtctcctgctgaagattttgtggaatttgtcagtgtttctcttgaagttgttgttgaatttgtcagtgttttcctcttgctgaagttgttgttgaatttgttggtgtatttttctcctgcagaggttgttgttgaatttgttggtgtttttctcttgaagttgttgttgaatttgatggtgtttttctcactgaagttgttgagtttgtaggtgttcctcttgctgaagttgttcttgaatttgttggggttttgctgaagttgttgttgaatttgtcagtgtttttctcttgaagttgttgttgaattgtcgctgtttcttgctgaagttattgaatttgttggtgtttatctcttgctgcagttgttgttgaatttgttggtgttttttcttgctgaggtttttgttgaatttgttggtgtttttctcttgaagtgttgtggtatttgtcggtgtttctcctgcagaggttgctgttgaatttgttggtgtttttcccttactgatgttgttgttgaacttgttggtttttttctcttgctgaagttgttgttgaatttgtcagtgtttttcccttactgaagttattgttgaacttgttggtttttttctcttgctgaagttgctgttgaattttttggtgtttttttcttgctgaagttgttgttgaatttgtcagtgtttttctcttgaagttgttgttgaatctgtcGGTGTTTTttccgctgaagttgttgttgaattttttggtgtttcttgctcctgagattgttgttgaacttgttggtttttttctcttgctgaagttgctgatgaatttttttgtgttttttgctaCTGCAGAgggtgttgttgaatttgttggtgtttttctcttgctgaagttgctgttggatttgttggtgtttttcccttactgaagttgttgttgaacttggtttttttctcttgctgaagttgttgttgaatttgttggtgtttttctcgctgaagttgttgagtttgttgatgTTCCTCTTgccgatgttgttgttgaatttgttggagatttttccttgaagttgttgttgaattttttggtgtttgttgctcctgagattgttgttgaatttgttggtgtttttcccttgaagttgttgtggtaatTGTCGGTGTTTCTCCCGCAGAAGTTGCTGCTGAAttcgttggtgtttttcccttactgatgttgttgttgaacttgttggttttttctcttgctgaagttgttgttgaatttgttggtgtttttctcgctgaagttgttcagtttgttggtgttcctcttgctgaagttgttcttgaatttgttggtgttttgctgaagttgttgttgaatttgtcggtgttttttccttgaagttgttgttgaattttttggtgtttcttgttcctgagattgttgttgaatttgttggtgtttttctcttgctgaagttgttgttgaatttgttggtttttttctctggctgatgttgttgaatttggcactgtttttctcttgctgaagttgttgttggatttgttggagtttttactctttctGAAGATGTTGTTggattgttggtgtatttttctcctgcagaagttgttgttgaatttgtcgctgtttttcccatgctgaagttgttgaatttcttgGCGCTTTTCtaacctgcagaggatgttgttgaatttgttggtgtttttcccttcctgaagttgttgttgaatttgtcagtgtttttctcttgaagttgttgttgaatttgttggtgattttcccttactgaagttgttgttgaatttgttggtgtttcttactcctg
Encoded proteins:
- the LOC137359388 gene encoding uncharacterized protein MAL13P1.336-like — translated: MSFRPHTRSIAKTVPFHLRNITRLRPCLSSSAAETLIPAFVTSGLDDSNALLADLTSFTLPDVILMQTFAAALECNNGKTSARSELGCAGSIDRHSDKESRCLERDRRGALTGSTPRKSSVLVNPIVKLEKRQELQQLQHGKNTNKFNNNFSSRKTPTNSTTTSAMLEKRQEIQQLQHGKNSDKFNDNLCRRKIHQQSNNIFRKSKNSNKSNNNFSKRKTQEKKPTSSTTTSVREKHQRIQQQLLREKNTNKFNNTLCSSKKHEKIQQQLQQEKKTNKFNNNLRSKKHQKIQQQLQRKKHRQIQQQLQEKNTDKFNNNFTTSAGEKYTNKFNNNLCSSKKTPKDSTTNSAGLEKRQEIQQLQHGKNSDKFNNNFCRRKIHQQSNNIFRKSKNSNKSNNNFSKRKTQEKKPTSSTTTSVREKHQRIQQQLLREKHRQLPQQLQGKNTNKFNNNLRSNKHQKIQQQLQGKISNKFNNNIGKRNINKLNNFSEKNTNKFNNNFIREKHQQIQQQLQQEKNTNKFNNTLCSSKKHEKIQQQLQQEKKTNKFNNNLRSKKHQKIQQQLQRKKHRQIQQQLQEKNTDKFNNNFTTSAGEKYTNKFNNNLCSSKKTPKDSTTNSAGLEKRQEIQQLQHGKNSDKFNNNFCRRKIYQQSNNIFRKSKNSNKSNNNFSKRKTQEKKPTSSTTTSVREKHQRIQQQLLREKHRQLPQQLQGKNTNKFNNNLRSNKHQKIQQQLQGKISNKFNNNIVREKHQQVQQQLQQEKNTNKFNNTLCSSKKHEKIQQQLQQEKKTNKFNNNLRSKKHQKIQQQLQRKKHRQIQQQLQEKNTDKFNNNFMMLDLSEEDCEKLSVDFQVMYVGERKPETPEEKEAYFRQGEDMRRDHLPCKKVRLTSGGGEPDNVGKKRRK